A window of the Streptomyces sp. NBC_00454 genome harbors these coding sequences:
- a CDS encoding universal stress protein, with product MRHRSVADLMTHTAVTVRRTTTFKEIARLLKEFDITAMPVVDETGHPVGVVSEADLLRRRPAGGAATAEELMTSPAVTARPEWSVVRAARVMQRHRVKRLPVVDVDNRLTCAAVERGRAGRSPVGPLGPSQRPRKRKSLEAATIRPRRNIMSNRITVGLDGSSAGSAAADWAANEAELRGAALELVHAEDWAQYGPFAAPLPEPRPQWAEDLLSRTRDRLLREHSTLDISTHSTNGLAASKVLAASAEDADLLVLGSRGLGAVAGFIVGSTASATLPETDTPVVLVRSVDGRDQPTGHADDAGPVVLGVDLRSNCDRLLAFACEEADRRACPLVVVHGWSLPPVFSYAPALDLGVEKEMAGGLETTLHELLSPWERKYPRLSVDARIVIGQPAIQILDAAPGAALVVVGRRIRRPALGARIGPITHAVMHHATSPVAVVAHD from the coding sequence ATGAGGCACCGCAGTGTCGCGGACCTGATGACGCACACCGCCGTCACCGTCCGGCGCACGACCACGTTCAAGGAGATCGCTCGGCTCCTGAAGGAGTTCGACATCACCGCCATGCCCGTCGTCGACGAAACCGGGCACCCGGTCGGCGTCGTATCCGAAGCCGACCTTCTCCGCCGGCGGCCCGCCGGTGGTGCCGCAACAGCCGAGGAGCTGATGACCAGCCCGGCCGTCACAGCCCGACCCGAGTGGAGCGTGGTCCGCGCGGCCCGGGTCATGCAGCGGCACCGGGTCAAGCGGCTGCCGGTCGTCGACGTCGACAACAGACTCACCTGCGCCGCAGTAGAACGGGGCAGGGCCGGTCGGTCCCCGGTTGGGCCGCTCGGTCCCTCCCAGAGGCCCCGCAAGCGGAAGAGCCTGGAAGCAGCAACCATCCGACCCAGGAGGAACATCATGTCGAACCGGATCACGGTGGGTCTGGACGGATCGAGCGCCGGCAGCGCCGCAGCCGACTGGGCCGCCAACGAAGCCGAACTGCGCGGTGCAGCTCTGGAACTCGTCCACGCGGAGGACTGGGCCCAGTACGGACCCTTTGCCGCGCCACTTCCCGAACCGCGTCCTCAGTGGGCAGAAGACCTCCTTTCGCGCACGCGGGACCGGCTGCTGCGCGAACACAGCACGCTCGACATCAGCACCCACAGCACGAATGGACTCGCGGCCTCCAAGGTCCTCGCCGCGTCTGCGGAAGATGCGGACCTGCTCGTCCTGGGCTCTCGTGGACTCGGCGCCGTCGCCGGGTTCATCGTGGGCTCGACCGCCTCGGCGACCCTTCCCGAGACCGACACACCCGTCGTCCTCGTGCGCTCCGTCGACGGCCGAGACCAACCGACCGGGCACGCGGACGATGCCGGACCGGTGGTGCTCGGCGTGGACCTGCGCAGCAACTGCGACCGGCTCCTCGCCTTTGCCTGCGAGGAAGCGGACCGGCGGGCCTGCCCGCTCGTCGTCGTACACGGCTGGTCGCTCCCGCCGGTCTTCTCCTACGCTCCCGCCCTCGACCTCGGCGTCGAGAAGGAAATGGCCGGCGGACTCGAGACCACGCTCCACGAGCTGCTGAGTCCGTGGGAGCGGAAGTATCCGCGACTCTCCGTCGATGCACGCATCGTCATCGGCCAGCCCGCCATCCAGATCCTGGACGCTGCGCCTGGCGCGGCCCTCGTCGTGGTTGGCCGGCGTATCCGTCGCCCGGCACTCGGCGCCCGCATCGGCCCCATCACCCACGCGGTGATGCACCACGCCACCTCACCGGTCGCCGTCGTGGCGCACGACTGA
- a CDS encoding CBS domain-containing protein — translation MKHLRTVEDVMTHAVISVDRRTAFKDIVEELRMWNISALPVLAQDGQVAGVVSEADLLLKTQGTDTTHDTAAEQLTTRPAVTVTKDATIPTAARLMARRHLKRLPVVDDDGRLVGVVSRGDLLKVFLRPDEDIGAEIRELIMYQLPPQVPAERHVHVHGPVEVHVHVADGIAYLNGSLPDPAMEDIVVRAASTVPGVVDVKADFTAPVSA, via the coding sequence CGCACCGTCGAGGACGTCATGACACACGCCGTGATCTCCGTCGACCGAAGAACCGCGTTCAAGGACATCGTGGAAGAACTGCGGATGTGGAACATCAGCGCGCTCCCCGTCCTGGCCCAGGACGGACAGGTGGCCGGCGTCGTCTCCGAAGCCGACCTGCTGCTCAAGACCCAAGGCACCGACACGACCCACGACACCGCCGCCGAGCAGCTGACGACCCGCCCGGCCGTGACCGTCACGAAGGACGCCACCATCCCCACCGCGGCGCGTCTGATGGCCCGCAGGCACCTCAAGCGCCTTCCCGTTGTCGACGACGACGGCCGACTCGTCGGCGTCGTCAGCCGCGGCGACCTGCTCAAGGTCTTCCTGCGCCCGGACGAGGACATCGGCGCCGAGATCCGCGAACTGATCATGTATCAGCTACCGCCGCAAGTTCCCGCCGAAAGGCACGTCCACGTGCACGGTCCCGTCGAGGTACACGTCCACGTCGCCGACGGCATCGCCTACCTCAACGGTTCGCTGCCGGACCCCGCGATGGAAGACATCGTCGTCCGCGCTGCCAGTACCGTACCGGGCGTCGTCGACGTCAAGGCGGACTTCACCGCCCCCGTCTCCGCCTGA
- a CDS encoding nitroreductase family protein produces the protein MTATYFDPDTVMLLVGDAVTAPSMHNAQPWKFVFHVGSSALALYGDPDRAMLRTDPDHRSLHLGCGAALFNLRVSAASIGLPVRVRLLPDDAEPWLLATVTIDETTAADRELASLHDAIRRRHTSRYPFGEEPVPTALLDGLWAAAHLEGCRLTVPDTWHIDTVLGLVRDAEHREEIDPLARAETTAWTSHTQSATGTRRDGIPAAAFGPKASGGPTPVRDFGWANPIPDRGWAVFEKRPQLALLSTEGDARADWLRAGQAMERVLLQATADGLATSMTSHPLEWPELRWTLRDPVAAMGHVQMVFRLGYGPAGPDTPRRPLSEVMEIRE, from the coding sequence GTGACCGCAACATACTTCGACCCCGACACCGTCATGCTGCTCGTCGGCGACGCCGTCACCGCCCCGTCCATGCACAACGCCCAGCCATGGAAGTTCGTGTTCCATGTCGGCAGCAGTGCGCTGGCCCTGTACGGCGATCCGGATCGCGCCATGCTTCGGACCGACCCGGATCACCGCAGCCTCCACCTCGGCTGCGGTGCGGCACTGTTCAACCTCCGCGTGTCCGCAGCCTCGATCGGTCTCCCGGTTCGCGTCCGGCTCCTGCCCGACGACGCCGAACCGTGGCTGCTCGCCACGGTGACCATCGACGAAACCACGGCCGCGGACCGCGAGCTGGCCTCCCTGCACGACGCCATCCGGCGCCGGCACACCAGCAGGTACCCCTTCGGCGAGGAGCCGGTGCCGACGGCGTTGCTGGACGGTCTGTGGGCTGCGGCCCACTTGGAGGGCTGCAGGCTCACCGTCCCGGATACCTGGCACATCGACACCGTGCTCGGGCTGGTACGGGACGCCGAACACCGCGAGGAGATCGATCCGCTCGCCCGGGCGGAGACCACGGCCTGGACCTCCCACACGCAGAGTGCTACGGGCACGCGCCGCGACGGCATTCCTGCCGCCGCATTCGGACCCAAGGCTTCCGGCGGCCCCACCCCCGTGCGCGACTTCGGTTGGGCCAACCCGATACCTGATCGCGGCTGGGCCGTGTTCGAGAAGCGGCCGCAGCTGGCTCTGCTCAGCACAGAGGGGGACGCGAGAGCCGACTGGCTACGCGCAGGCCAGGCGATGGAACGCGTCCTTCTGCAAGCCACTGCTGACGGCCTTGCCACCTCGATGACGTCCCATCCCCTGGAATGGCCGGAGCTGCGGTGGACTCTGCGTGACCCGGTGGCAGCCATGGGGCACGTGCAGATGGTCTTCCGTCTCGGCTACGGCCCCGCAGGCCCCGACACGCCCCGCCGCCCGTTGTCCGAGGTCATGGAAATCCGGGAGTAG